The following coding sequences are from one Acipenser ruthenus chromosome 7, fAciRut3.2 maternal haplotype, whole genome shotgun sequence window:
- the LOC131737648 gene encoding leptin-like, translating into MNYPIVPLCIMLQLCYSWPVPVDKVRNEAKLLAQTTIIRIEKHTDQFKVSPNVVFSGLELIPDSSSDKALDSLGSVEENLGIFQEILSSLPVDNVDQILADIINLQTIIRSLAVSIRCAPLKSRNTDHLENFLKNNSTFRFTIGNVALDRLQKYLLKLIRNLDQLKKC; encoded by the exons ATGAACTATCCAATTGTACCCCTTTGTATTATGCTACAGTTGTGCTACAGTTGGCCTGTTCCAGTTGATAAAGTCAGGAATGAAGCTAAATTATTGGCACAAACAACAATCATAAGAATTGAGAAACATACTGATCAG tttaaagtaTCGCCAAATGTGGTTTTCAGTGGACTAGAACTAATCCCAGATTCCTCCAGTGATAAAGCCCTGGACAGTTTAGGATCCGTGGAAGAAAATTTGGGAATATTTCAGGAAATTCTGTCCAGCCTACCAGTAGATAACGTGGACCAAATCCTAGCAGACATCATCAATCTTCAGACAATCATTCGGTCGCTGGCAGTATCAATTCGCTGCGCACCACTCAAATCAAGGAACACTGACCATCTGGAGAATTTCCTAAAAAATAATTCAACCTTCCGGTTCACAATAGGAAATGTAGCCTTGGACAGGCTTCAGAAATATCTGCTCAAATTGATAAGAAACTTGGATCAACTAAAGAAATGCTGA